The Lates calcarifer isolate ASB-BC8 linkage group LG14, TLL_Latcal_v3, whole genome shotgun sequence genome has a segment encoding these proteins:
- the si:dkey-46i9.6 gene encoding LOW QUALITY PROTEIN: nuclear factor 7, brain (The sequence of the model RefSeq protein was modified relative to this genomic sequence to represent the inferred CDS: deleted 1 base in 1 codon) → MTLPLRRVGMATTGNLSEEQVHCSICLDVFTNPVSIPCGHNFCQSCILGYWKTSPLYQCPMCKKSFHKRPDISVNTVLREIAEQFKEIRVRGVEGKVSKEEEEGKEKKLTMERRKKEDQERLLEKSQMQQLLEELKQKQDEERRKKEQPKEKPDEKNPLQEELPPLIPPASVPKTSPPPSPQATAQGPPSLPQTSPPPSPHIPASLSPQTLPSPASSSFPHPSWEEVLCDVCLGDGRPKAVKSCLVCLTSYCEEHLKSHAARFTKHKLMDPVANMEDRMCPKHERLLELFCKKDQTCVCVLCTETDHRAHYTVPVEREWTEKKAQLKRTEIDVQQMIQDRVKKVEEMKHSLELNKASAQREIEESMQVFSELVRSIQRTQAELVLAIEEKQRQMESWADGLITELEQEIFELKRRNTELENVARTDHIHFLKSFPALSTPPSVKDWSETSVPTDICVGMIRRSMSKLEATLNEMIDKLADSEIKKILKYTVDVTLDPDTANPWLQLSQDRHQVRHLGAWQDLPDHPDRFDTVVIVLGREGFTSGRHYWEVQVGDKDDWYLGVARSSVNRKGRISVSTTQGYWALAMKKGQGYRVSTSPPLQLPLDPKPKRVGVYVDYEEGQLSFYDVRARTHIYTFKDTFTEKILPFFYLYCCDKASDTMVICPVNEKAVIKQS, encoded by the exons ATGACGCTGCCTCTCCGCCGTGTAGGAATGGCCACCACTGGGAACCTTTCTGAAGAGCAGGTGCACTGCTCCATCTGTCTGGACGTCTTCACCAACCCTGTATCCATCCCCTGCGGACACAACTTCTGCCAGAGCTGTATTCTGGGATACTGGAAAACAAGCCCCCTGTACCAGTGTCCCATGTGTAAGAAGTCTTTCCACAAAAGGCCTGATATTAGCGTTAACACTGTGCTGAGGGAAATTGCAGAGCAGTTCAAGGAGATTAGGGTTAGAGGTGTAGAAGGGAAGGTgagcaaagaggaggaagaggggaaggAGAAGAAGTTGACaatggaaagaaggaaaaaggaggaTCAGGAGAGACTTCTCGAGAAAAGTCAGATGCAGCAGCTTCTGGAGGAACTGAAGCAGAAGcaagatgaggagaggagaaagaaagaacagccAAAGGAAAAACCAGACGAGAAGAACCCTCTGCAGGAGGAGCTACCTCCGTTAATCCCTCCTGCGTCAGTACCCAAAacctctcctccaccatcacCTCAAGCCACAGCTCAGGGTCCACCATCACTGCCCCAAAcatcacccccaccctcacctcACATCCctgcttctctgtctcctcaaaCCTTACCTTCACCTGCTTCCTCCTCGTTCCCACATCCTTCTTGGGAGGAGGTCTTGTGTGACGTTTGCCTCGGGGACGGAAGGCCGAAAGCGGTCAAATCCTGCCTCGTGTGTCTGACTTCCTACTGCGAGGAGCATCTGAAATCTCATGCTGCCAGGTTCACCAAGCACAAGCTAATGGATCCTGTTGCTAACATGGAGGACAGGATGTGTCCAAAGCATGAGAGGCTCCTGGAGCTGTTCTGTAAGAAGGATCAgacttgtgtgtgcgtgctctGTACTGAGACAGACCACAGGGCGCACTACACTGTCCCTGTGGAGAGAGAATGGACTGAGAAAAAG GCACAGCTGAAGAGGACAGAAATAGATGTCCAACAGATGATCCAGGACAGAGTGAAAAAGGTGGAGGAGATGAAACACTCCCTAGAGCTCAACAAA GCCAGCGCTCAGAGAGAGATCGAAGAGAGCATGCAGGTCTTCTCAGAGCTGGTGCGGTCCATCCAGAGGACTCAGGCCGAGCTGGTTCTGGCCATCgaggagaagcagaggcagATGGAGAGTTGGGCTGATGGCCTCATCACTGAACTGGAGCAGGAAATCTTTGAGCTTAAAAGAAGGAAT ACTGAACTGGAAAACGTGGCTCGGACCGACCACATTCATTTCTTAAAG AGCTTCCCAGCCCTAAGCACTCCTCCATCTGTTAAAGACTGGTCTGAGACCAGTGTTCCCACTGACATCTGTGTGGGTATGATCAGGAGATCTATGTCCAAACTGGAGGCGacactgaatgaaatgattGACAAACTGGCTGACAGCG AGATCAAAAAGATTCTGAAATATACAG TGGATGTCACTCTGGACCCTGACACAGCCAACCCATGGTTGCAGCTTTCTCAGGACAGACATCAGGTGAGACACCTGGGAGCGTGGCAGGACCTCCCAGACCACCCTGACCGCTTTGACACGGTGGTCATTGTCCTGGGCCGTGAGGGTTTCACCTCTGGGAGACATTACTGGGAGGTCCAGGTGGGGGACAAGGATGACTGGTACCTGGGAGTAGCCAGGTCTTCTGTCAACAGAAAGGGCAGGATCTCTGTAAGCACCACTCAAGGCTACTGGGCTCTTGCCATGAAGAAAGGCCAGGGTTACCGGGTGTCAACATCTCCACCATTACAGCTCCCCCTCGACCCCAAGCCCAAGCGAGTGGGTGTGTACGTGGACTACGAGGAGGGGCAACTGTCATTCTATGACGTGAGAGCTCGGACCCATATTTACACGTTCAAAGATACATTCACAGAGAAGATTCTGCCATTTTTCTATCTGTACTGCTGCGACAAAGCCTCTGATACCATGGTGATCTGTCCTGTGAATGAGAAAGCTGTGATCAAGCAAAGCTAA
- the LOC108874157 gene encoding E3 ubiquitin-protein ligase TRIM39, with amino-acid sequence MSSLSILASLPEDHFQCSICLNVFSDPVTTPCGHNFCKTCLSKHWDNSELCHCPSCNKRFYSRPEISTNTVIEEISVQIKRRKVETPEIIDGPWQVKCDVCTEGKFKAQKSCLVCLTSYCAAHLEPHQRVPSLMRHKLIDPVENLEERICDKHERILELFCRDEQVCICLLCSETDHKDHETVPVEEEGAQQKENIESKKAKIKMMIEERMEKIHEFTVSSEMTREKAQREIDDSDRLFNTLMNEVQEMQTKLRLNIETKLRKSQEKDETRIRELQEEIAELQRTHSELDDLSQNDDHLQLLQTLQALSTISDTKDWSKIRVYSDLCMQSVRRAMSYLVHTFQTELKTLTNTELTRMKQYKESVTFDQATAGSYLVVTESGKRLKYSKYASPSSSDDLNLDRFDCPMVLGTKGFTSGRHYWEVQVGFRNDWDVGVAKETVSRAGTKTVKRENGFFAIEKSGFGYQVHSTPYTVLNLCPRPRNVGVYVDYEEGRVSFYEVNQKLHIYSFIGESFTEKLYPYFYLYSGAKKSEPLVLQ; translated from the exons ATGTCATCACTCAGTATCCTTGCCTCATTGCCAGAGGATCATTTCCAGTGTTCGATCTGTCTGAATGTCTTCAGCGACCCAGTCACCACACCATGTGGTCACAACTTCTGTAAAACCTGCCTTAGCAAGCACTGGGACAACAGTGAGTTATGCCACTgcccaagttgtaataaacgATTCTACAGCAGGCCTGAGATCTCCACAAATACGGTCATCGAGGAGATTTCGGTCcaaataaagaggagaaaagtgGAGACACCTGAAATCATTGATGGACCCTGGCAAGTGAAGTGTGACGTGTGCACAGAAGGAAAATTCAAGGCCCAGAAGTCATGCCTGGTGTGTCTGACGTCGTACTGCGCAGCCCACCTGGAGCCTCACCAAAGAGTTCCCTCCCTGATGAGACACAAGCTGATCGACCCGGTGgagaacctggaggagaggatATGTGATAAGCATGAAAGGATCCTCGAGCTTTTCTGTCGGGATGAGCAGGTGTGCATCTGTCTGCTGTGCAGTGAGACAGACCACAAAGACCATGAGACAGTGCCTGTGGAAGAAGAAGGGGCTCAGCAGAAG GAAAATATTGAGTCCAAGAAAGCAAAGATCAAAATGATGATTGAGGAAAGAATGGAAAAGATACATGAATTTACAGTTTCCTCTGAAATGACCAGA GAgaaggcacagagagagattgATGACAGTGATAGGCTCTTCAATACTCTGATGAATGAAGTACAAGAGATGCAAACTAAACTAAGACTGAACATAGAGACAAAGCTGAGAAAATCAcaagaaaaagatgaaacaagGATTcgagagctgcaggaggaaatcGCAGAACTGCAAAGGACGCATTCGGAGCTGGATGATCTTTCGCAGAATGACGACCACCTTCAACTTCTGCAG ACTTTGCAGGCCCTGAGCACCATATCTGACACCAAGGACTGGTCAAAGATCAGGGTTTACTCAGACCTGTGCATGCAGTCAGTAAGGAGAGCCATGTCTTATCTTGTCCACACTTTTCAAACAGAACTGAAAACTCTGACGAACACAG AGCTGACCAGAATGAAGCAGTATAAAG agtcAGTCACGTTCGACCAAGCCACTGCTGGTAGCTACCTTGTGGTGACTGAATCTGGGAAACGATTGAAGTACTCCAAATATGCAAGCCCCTCATCGTCTGATGACTTAAACTTAGACAGGTTTGATTGTCCCATGGTTTTAGGGACGAAGGGCTTCACCTCTGGGCGGCACTACTGGGAAGTCCAAGTGGGCTTTAGAAACGACTGGGATGTTGGTGTTGCCAAGGAAACAGTTAGCAGAGCAGGGACAAAGActgtgaaaagagaaaatggattCTTTGCGATAGAAAAGAGTGGTTTTGGTTATCAAGTTCATTCTACACCCTACACAGTCCTGAACCTGTGTCCCAGGCCAAGAAATGTAGGAGTTTATGTGGACTATGAGGAAGGAAGAGTCTCTTTTTATGAAGTGAATCAGAAGCTGCACATTTACTCTTTCATAGGAGAGTCTTTTACAGAGAAACTGTACCCATATTTCTATCTGTACAGTGGAGCAAAGAAATCAGAGCCCTTAGTATTGCAgtaa
- the LOC108874160 gene encoding E3 ubiquitin-protein ligase TRIM47, translating into MCAHMQRQTLTFDLMSEPPKCCICLDEFTNPASLPCGHCFCLGCIGEYWRIHGACQCPLCMAVFPTRPQLKTDPTTQTEDTTVPLKAGEVPCDFCPTKRRAVKSCLVCLASYCDAHLEPHYQSEALGRHLLISVVKNMEDSVCRVHGKQLNRFCRSDQTCICAMCAHTEHRGHHIIPINKEAAKKKVKLKRIRIKLQQAIQERVSKVEKIKLSVDRSGENPKEAWAQNKELVQQLEEEISELQRKNTELEQLSQTEDNLHFLQRFLYTATS; encoded by the exons atgtgtgcacacatgcaaagacaGACATTAACCTTTGACCTAATGTCAGAGCCTCCCAAGTGCTGTATCTGTCTGGATGAGTTCACAAACCCGGCTTCCCTCCCCTGTGGACACTGCTTCTGTCTGGGCTGTATAGGAGAATACTGGAGGATCCATGGGGCCTGTCAGTGCCCCCTCTGCATGGCTGTCTTCCCCACCAGGCCACAGCTCAAAACTGACCcaacaacacagactgaagatACAACTGTGCCTTTAAAAGCCGGAGAGGTTCCCTGTGATTTCTGCCCGACAAAACGTCGTGCAGTCAAGTCCTGCCTGGTGTGCCTGGCCTCGTACTGCGACGCTCATCTGGAGCCACATTACCAAAGCGAAGCTCTTGGGCGCCATCTTCTGATCAGTGTGGTGAAGAACATGGAGGACTCTGTGTGTAGAGTGCATGGGAAGCAGTTGAACAGGTTCTGCAGGAGTGACCAAACATGCATTTGTGCTATGTGTGCCCACACAGAACATAGAGGCCATCACATTATTCCCATTAACAAAGAAGCTGCGAAGAAGAAG GTCAAACTAAAACGGATAAGGATCAAGCTTCAGCAGGCGATTCAAGAGCGAGTGAGTAAAGTTGAGAAAATCAAGCTCTCTGTAGACCGCAGTGGAGAAAATCCAAAAGAGGCATGGGCACAAAATAAAGAGCTGGTCCAACAGCTGGAAGAAGAAAtatctgagctgcagaggaaaaacactgagttGGAGCAGCTTTCACAGACTGAAGACAACCTCCACTTTCTACAG AGATTTCTATACACAGCTACATCATGA
- the LOC108874159 gene encoding E3 ubiquitin-protein ligase TRIM39 has translation MASAPASSSETCSLDKHLTCSICMDTFEDPVTTACGHSFCKKCLNFNFRYNDRVCPLCKNPLSRVPDVNIILRDIVQQYKEKKNDLYTGKDGEVACDICTEQKLKAKKSCLVCLASYCETHLKNHSSTERLKGHKLVAPVKNLDDRACLKHGRPLELYSRKQQRCICALCLEEGLEEVVSTEDEWEKKKVELENAKTELEAKIKRKKSQVNEINTSLKSCKDQLENEWWEIEAVFTAVLAIVEEAQEQALRPLKDRRQVVEKEAEDLKKGLEAEISRFKTTISELDDIATLEDHINFLQSYPSLQDLDDHRRIKDWAEVEFDTSLSFGTMRKITAIMMEKIQQKLEELTSTEIKRVQKFTVDVKLDPTTAHQRLVLSDDGKEVKDGGEDREVDDTPQRFDMFGSVLGRNSLTSGKSYWEVEVGNKTGWDLGITRGDANRKGKLSLNPDNGYWVTVHYEEEKFAALTTPPIRLSLKKKPEKVGVFVDYEEGIVSFYNVTAQSHIYSFTECLFKDDLFPYLSPHVKQDDKNIDPLIISAVKQCEQDMDES, from the exons atggcctctgCTCCTGCATCATCCAGTGAGACCTGCTCACTGGACAAGCATCTAACATGCTCCATCTGCATGGATACATTTGAGGATCCTGTCACTACAGCTTGTGGCCACTCATTCTGCAAGAAATGTCTGAACTTCAACTTTAGGTACAACGACAGGGTGTGCCCCCTATGCAAGAATCCTCTGAGCAGAGTCCCAGATGTGAACATCATCCTGAGAGATATTGTCCAACAGTATAAGGAGAAAAAGAATGATTTGTACACTGGGAAGGACGGCGAGGTGGCCTGTGACATTTGCACAGAGCAAAAGCTGAAGGCAAAGAAGTCCTGCCTCGTGTGTCTTGCCTCATATTGTGAGACCCACTTGAAGAATCATTCTTCAACTGAAAGACTGAAAGGCCACAAGTTAGTGGCACCTGTGAAGAACTTGGATGACAGGGCCTGTCTGAAGCATGGACGTCCCTTGGAGCTGTAcagcaggaagcagcagagaTGCATTTGTGCTCTCTGCCTGGAAGAAGGTCTGGAGGAGGTCGTCTCTACTGAAGACGAATGGGAGAAGAAAAAG GTTGAACTTGAAAACGCCAAGACAGAATTAGAAGCAAAAATTAAGAGGAAGAAATCACAGGTGAATGAGATTAATACATCGCTGAAGAGCTGCAAG GACCAGCTTGAAAATGAGTGGTGGGAAATTGAGGCTGTGTTCACAGCTGTGCTCGCCATTGTGGAGGAAGCCCAGGAACAAGCTCTTCGGCCACTGAAGGACAGAAGGCAGGTTGTGGAGAAGGAGGCAGAAGACCTCAAAAAAGGGTTAGAAGCAGAGATCAGCCGCTTCAAGACCACCATCTCTGAGCTGGATGATATAGCTACACTTGAGGATCACATCAATTTTCTGCAG AGCTACCCGTCTCTTCAAGACCTGGATGATCACAGGAGGATCAAAGACTGGGCAGAGGTGGAGTTTGACACGTCACTGTCTTTTGGGACCATGAGAAAAATCACAGCAATTATGATGGAGAAAATTCAAcagaagctggaggagctgacCTCCACTG AAATTAAGAGAGTTCAAAAGTTTACAG TGGATGTAAAGCTGGATCCAACCACTGCACATCAACGCCTCGTTCTTTCTGATGATGGGAAGGAAGTGAAAGATGGAGGGGAGGATCGGGAAGTTGACGATACACCACAGAGGTTTGACATGTTTGGAAGTGTCCTCGGGCGCAACAGCTTGACCTCTGGGAAATCATACTGGGAGGTGGAGGTTGGCAACAAGACTGGGTGGGACCTGGGTATCACAAGAGGTGACGCAAACCGCAAGGGGAAACTCTCGCTGAATCCAGACAATGGTTACTGGGTGACTGTACATTATGAGGAGGAAAAGTTTGCAGCTTTGACAACACCACCAATTCGTCTTTCCTTGAAAAAGAAACCAGAGAAGGTGGGGGTGTTTGTGGATTATGAGGAAGGTATTGTCTCTTTCTACAATGTGACGGCTCAGTCTCACATCTACTCTTTTACTGAGTGTTTGTTCAAAGATGACCTTTTCCCATATTTGAGTCCACATGTAAAACAAGACGATAAAAACATTGATCCTTTGattatttctgctgtgaaacaaTGTGAACAGGACATGGATGAATcatga